DNA from bacterium:
CGCGGGCGCTCGAGTCGTTCTATGCGCGCCTCCTCGCTTCCGGGTGTTCGTCCACGACGGCGCTGCACTACCACCGCCTACTCCACAAGGCGCTCCGGGATGCGGAGCGGCAAGACCTCATCATGCGGTCCCCGGCCACCGAGGCCGAGGCACCGCGGCGGGCTCGGGTGCGGCTCGACGTGTGGACTGAAGCGCAGACGCTCCTATTCCTTTCCGACGCGAAGGCGTCGAGCCCGCACTATCCGCTGTACCTGTTCCTCGTCGGAACTGGGGTGCGGATCGGAGAAGCCCTTGGGGTGACGTGGCGGGACGTTGACCTCCAGGGCGGGACCGTCACGATCGCGCAGGCGTTGCAGCGGCCGAAGGGCGGCGGGTTTGTCCTGCGTGACCCGAAAACTCGGAATGGGGCGCGGACCATCGCGCTATCGGAGGAAGTGCTGACCTCGCTGCGAGAGATTCGGGCCCGCCAGCGGCAGGACCAGCTCCGGCGTGCCCTCTGCCCGGCGGGGGCCGACTGTCGCCAGCAGCATTGTGAAGCGTGGCACGCGCTCGACTTGGTGTTTACGCAGGTGACCGGCAAACCGCTCCATGACAACAATGTCCGGTTGCGCGACCTCTATCCGATGTGCAAGCGGCTCGGGCTCCCGTGGCGTCGGGCGCTACACGGATTTCGTCACGCTCACGGGTCCTACCTGATTCAGCGCGGTGTGTCGGTCAAGGTGGTGCAGGAACGGCTCGGTCACGCGACCGCGGCGTTCACGCTCGGGACGTATGTTCACGCCTTGCGGGGGATGCAAGGGCAGGCGGTGGCGGCCGTATCGGCGATGCTCAAAGAAGGGATGCCGGCGTGATCGGGCTCTGCTACCCGCCTGCTACCCTCTCAAACAGACGGACCAAGCTGGAAACTCAGCATTTGCAGGCCCTGGCGCACTTGTACTCCCGGCTCATAACCGGCGAATCTAGGTTCGACACCTGGCGGGCCCACTTTTGCGCCTCATGTTCCGCTCCTGAGCGCGCTGAGATACAGGGCCGCACCGATCAGGAGGATGCCGAGAGCCATGTACAGGAGTTCAATCGGCTTTCCATAGTCCAGGCGGAGACTCTGCTGAAAAAATTCAATCACGAGGGCGAGCAGCACGACCCGCCCGAGACGCTCTTTCAGATCGTCGACGCTTTGGATGATAAGCGTCCGTGGCGCGTTTTCGGATGCGCCGGCCGCATCGATCCTGGCGATAAACAATTCGTACAGACCCAGCGCGAAGATAATCAGAATCGCCGCCAGTAGGTAGCCCTCCACCATCTGCAATACGTTGCCAAGCGGGACGATGCGACCAAAGGGACCCGCCGCGCCGGTCCCAAAGGATTTCTGCACCGAGCCGACCAATTGCACGGCTTCCAGGGTCGTCACGATGACGACACCGATGGCGGCAGCCGCGACCGCTATGACCGGAACGATGATGATGTAGCGGACGGCCCAGAGGGTCCGCTCGAAGACTTTGATGTGGCTCACCTCTCCGGCGGTCTGCGGTGGTGGTCGGCGAGGCATCCGATCCAGGCTGGCAGGAGGTTCCCTGACACGCCGGTCGTCCCCTGCGAAGCTACTCTGAGCGGCGGGACCGGCGGATTTCTGCGACGCGTTACGCGGCCAAAGAAGGGGATAAATAGGCTATACGGCGGCACTCTCCGCGGTAGAGCATAAAGGACATCGAAGTTGATTCGTCTAATACCGCGGCGCCGGGCAGTCAACAATCGCCGGGGGGCCTGGGAGGAGGAACTCACAACCGATGTCCCACGGAGACGGACGGCCGGAGCGTCGCGACGCGTCGATCCCGGGGAAATGGCAACGGACGCAGTTTGAATTCTCCTCCAAGCAGATCGCCGCTTTCGGCTTCTCCGAGCAGGTCGTCGAGTATTGCCGTCAGCGCGCCCGCGAGACGAAACGCCTGCCCCATGAAATTCTCATCGACATCGTGGAGATCGCCGTTCGGGCACATCTGCCGACGTCGTCCACTCGCTAAGTTCTAAAACTCAGACGGCCGTGCGCCGGCCGATCTGCGCCGCGTGCGGGTTCAGGGCGACGCTGAGTCCGTCGCCGATGATGTTGAGCAGCAGCACCAGCAGGAAGATCGCGGCGCCCGGGAAGGTCGGCACCCACCACGCCGTCGTGGCGTACTGCAGACCATTGCTCAGCATCCCGCCGAGGCTGATCACGTTCGGGTCGCCCACGCCGAGGAAGCTCAGCGAGGCCTCGCTGAGGATCCCGTAGGACGTCAGAATCGCCATCATCGCCAGCACGGGCGGCAGCGCGTTCGGCAGGATCTCGCGGAACACGATGCGGCGATTGGAAGCGCCGCAGGCCCGAGCACTCTCCACGAACTCCGCCGCCTTGAGCGACAGCACCTCGGCGCGGGCAATCCGCGCGATCTGCGGCCACCCTGTGATGCCCAGCAGCAGGATCACGCTCGCGAAGCGGCCGCCGAACAAGTACGCGACCAGCAGCGCGAGAAAGAACCCCGGGAGGATCAGCAGCGCGTCGGCCGTCCGCATCAGCACCGCCTCGACCCAGCTGCCGTAATAGCCGGCGAGCAGCCCGACGACCAGTCCGATCGAGATCGCGATCAGCGCGACCGACAGCCCCACCAGAAACGACGCGCGAATGCCGTAGGCCATTCTCGTGAGCACGTCGCGGCCGAGGTAGTCGGCGCCAAGAAGATGCGCCGCCGACATCGGCTGCAGCGTGTCCGTGGACATCGTGTTCGGATTCCACGGCAGCACCATGTGCGCCGCGAGCGCGCCGAATCCGAGCGCGGCCAGCGCGCACAGCGCGGCCATCGGCACGGGCTGGCGGCGCAGCGCCAGCCACACGTACTGCGTCCGTCCAAGCCGCCCGCCGGCGGCGGGCCTCCCCCCGGCGCGGGGCCGCGGCAGCGCCGTGTCAGGCGTGGCGGCGGGGCCCACCGGCATCACCCATACCTGACGCGGGGATCGAGCAGGGCGTACACCAGGTCCACGGCGAGGTTCGCCAGCACCACCCCGCTGCCGATGATCATGAAGAAGCCGAGCACGACCGGATAGTCGTGTTCGAGAATCGCGCCGAAGATGATGCGTCCGGTGCCCGGCCACGCAAACACGATCTCGGTCATGACGGCGCCGGCGAACATTGTGCCGAGCTGCAGCCCGAGGACCGTGACCACCGAGCGCATCGCGTTGCGCAGGGCGTGTTTGTAGAAGACCTTGTGCTCGGTCAGCCCCTTCATCCGCGCGGTCATGAGGTAGTACTTGCGCGATTCTTCGATGATCGCCGCGCGGGTGAGACGGGTGAACGACGCCGAGTACCACCAGGCGAGCACGCCGAGGGGCAGCACCATGTGCCAGGCGACGTCGGCGGCTCTCGCCAGCCCTTGGGTGGACGCCCCCAGCGTCGCCATGCCCTGCGTCGGGAACCAGTGCAGCGTGCTCGCGAAGACGACGATGAAAATCACGCTCAGCCAAAACGGCGGCGTGGCGTAGCTCACCAGCGACGCGGCGCCGATCGCATAATCCACGCCTGAACCGGCCCGGCGCGCCGCCGTCATCCCGAGAAACACGCCGCCGATCGCCGCCAGCAGCACGCTCGGGATCATGAGCAGCAGGGTATTGGGCAGGGCGTCCGCGAGGATGGCGGCGACCGACTGAAAGTTGATCTGCGAGTACCCGAGATTTCCGCGGGCGACGTTCCCCACGTAGGCGAGATACTGCGCCCAGAGCGGACGGTCGAGCCCCCAGGCGTGGCGGATGTTGTCGAGCGCCTGCGCGCTGACGGCTTGTCCGCCGTAGAGGTAGGTGACCGGATCCCCCGGCGCCACGTGAATCAGCACGAAGGCCGTGGTGATCACCACGCCCATCAGCACCAGGCTCTGGACCAGCCTCCCCGCCACGTACCGATGGGTCATGCGCGCAGCGTCACATCAGCCGCGTCACATCATCGAGGGACGGCGGCATCCCAAGCCTCGAGGATCTCGCCGGACCTGGTCGGGACGGCGAGCCGGCGGAGGAACCGCATCGCGTCGTCGTGGTACTGCGGCTCCATCGGCCCGACGCAGTCCTCCGGCACGACCGGAAAGAACCCCACGTTCAACGCGTGCCACGCGGTCGGCAGGATGCCGACCTCGGTGGCGATCCCGGTGTGGATGAGCGTCCGGACGCGGTGCAGCCGGAGCACCACCTCGAGCGGCGTCCCGATAAACGCGTCCACCCGGAACTTCCGGATGATGATCTCGCCCGGCTGGGGCTTCAACTCGTCGATCGTCGCCCAGCCGGGCGTGTCCTCCACGAGCGCGTTGAGCTTCCAGCTCTCCGCCGGGTCGGTGAGGCGCTGGTAGTCGGACCGGATCCGCACGTCGGTGACGCTGCCGAAGTTCGGCAGGTTGGTGTACTGCGTGTACATCACCCGGACGCCGCGCCGCCGCGCCTCGTCGAGAAACCGGACCAGCGGCGGCAGAATGCGGCTCACGTCGATGCGCCGGCCGGCCCGGTCGTACACGCCGCCGGCGCCCGTGTTGTCCTTCTGCATGTCGTGCACGATCACGGCGGTCTGCTGCGGATGGACGATCTCGGCCAGCGACTCCGGAATCTCCCGGCCCTGAAACGTCAGCACGGTGTCCCCCCTGCTAGCTCGTGATGCGGGCGTCTTCGACGGACTGCATCGTGCCGACCAGGGAATCGACCGGGTGCACGCCGGCGACGTAGCTGTACCACAGGTCGACCCCGTTCGCGCTGTACAGCGGCATCATCGGCACTTCCTGATGCACGAGCGTCTGGATCTGCGAGTACACCGGCCGCCGCTTCGCCCGATCCGTCGTCGCCCGCGCCTGCTGGATCCACTCGCTCACCTGCGCGTTGCTCCAGGCCGAGAAATTCGTCCCGCCGGGCTGTGCGTTCTTCGCGTTGACGTACTCGCAAATCGCCGCGGGGTCCATCTGTTTGGAGATGAACAGCGTCCACAGGCAACCCGCGGTGTCCTGGCGCCGGATGCGGCCGATGTATTCTCCGTACGTATAGGCCTTGATGTCCGCCGCGATGCCGACCGCGCCCAGCATCTCCTTGAGGGCCTCGGACAGTTTGACGCGAAAGCCCTCGGTCGCGAGGATGGTGACCGGGAAGCGCGTGCCGCCCTTCCGGGGCAGGCCCGCTTCGTCCAGCAGCGCGTTCGCCTTCGCCACGCTGTAGTCGTACGGCGCGATGTGGGGCTCGTGGGCCCACTTCGTGGCCGGCGTATCGAGGATCAGCGACTCCTGCGGCCGGCCGAAGCCGAACAGCAGGGTCTTGACGATGAAGGCCTTGTCGATCGCGTGGGCCAGCGCCTGCCGCACCTTCACGTTGTTGAACGGCGGCTTGGTCGTGTTGACGAACAGATACTGCCCCCAGTTCTGCTCGTACTCCGACGAAACCATCCCCGCGGGCTTCGCCTCGACGATGCGCCGCATCTGGTCGTACGGGGGCCCCCCGGGGATGCCCTGGGAGAGGACCGCGTCGAGTCCGTGGTTGAGGAACGACAGCAGGCCGGTCGACGCGTCGGGCGCGACCTTGAAGAAGACCTGATCGATGGCCGGCTTCGGCGCCCGGAAGTAACTGGGGTTCCGGGTGAACGAGATGTGATCACCGTGCTGCCACTCGGTGAGGATGTACGGACCGGAGCCGACCGGCTGGCGGAGATACTTGTTGGTGCGCGGATCGCTCCCCCCCCACAGATGCGCCGGGATGATCCCCATGGGCGAGATGAACGGCAGCATGAGCACGTTCGGACCGTCGAAGCGAAGCACGGCCGTGTACTTGTCCGGCGTCTCGACCGTCTTGAGGTTCGACAAGAAGGCGCCCAGCGACGAGGCGACGTTCTGATCGACGAGCAGCTCATAGGTGAACTTGACGTCCTCCGACGTCAGTTCTTTGCCGTCGGTGAATTTCACGCCGGGCTCGAGGGCGAAGGTGAACATGTCGGCCCGATCGCTCACCTTCCACGACTTGGCGATGCCGGGCACGAGCTGGCCCGCGGGACTGTAGTCGGTGAGCCCGTTATAGACCAGCCGGTTGGTCTCCGGCCAGTTCGTCGACTCGAGCACGGGATTGAATCCGAAGACCGGCTCGCTCTGCAAGATCCGCAGCGCTTTGGGCGCCGCGCCGGACGCCGGCCCGTGCTCGGCCAGCCACGCGAGCGACGTCGACGCGAGCGCCGCGGCCGCCGCGGAGCGCACAAAACCCCGTCTGGTGATCCGTCCCCCCTTGCTGCTCATTCGCGATCCCCCATCCCTCTCGATTCGCGTTGTCTTGCCTGCCGCTACGCTACTCGCGTGTTGCGCGGGCCGCGGCATCCTTGAGCTGCTGCGCGCGCTCCGGACCGACGATGGGCTCGAGACTGGTGGACGTTCCCCCGATGCCGAACACGTTGACCGCGGGTTCGCCGGTGGCGCGGAGGATGTAGCGATACCCCTTGGGGAGGTAGATCTGCTGCCCTTCGCGGACGACGACGTCGCCGCGGTCCCCTTCGCCGCCCTCCCAGATGAGCCGGATGCTGCCCTTCGCCACGTAAAACGACTCTTCGCTCTTGCCTTCCCACTTCAGGTCGGCCATGTCCGGCTCATGATTGCAGACGCCCATCCGGAGGGCCTCGCTGCCGACGGTTTCCCGGCAGATGGTGTATCGCGTGTGCATGCCCTTCGTAAGATCCATCGCCGGGAGGTCGGCGGCGGTCAGCTTGACGACTTTTGACATCACGTGTGCTCCTCTCTACGAGTGGACCGGATCACCGTTTCTGCGCCTGCCGGTCGGGCTGCAACACCCCGCCGATGGCCCAGTTCTCCCGCTTGATCTCCTCGATGATGACATGCACCGCGTCGGCCGGGTTCCCCGTCACCCGCGCCACGACCGCGGTCAGATCGCGCGCCAGCTCCCGTTTCTGATCCATGGAGCGTCCCTCGTACATCTCGACCCTGACGATCGGCATGCCTTTCCCCCTCTCAGTGAACTGCCGCCGCCACGCGCGGCACGACGTCGGTGACAAACCGCCGCAGGACGTCGCCGACGGACCGGCCGCGCGGCGCGTGCGGACGCACGATCACCCGGGTGATGCCGGGCCGCATCGCGGAGGTGAGCTGTCCCGCGACATGGACCGGATCGCCGGCCAAGACCATCCGGTCCACCGCCTCCGGGGGCAGCAGATGCGCCGCCTCCGCCGCCCGCCGCAGATCCCCCGCGGCGGCGATGTCGACAAACGCCTGAGGCAGCGCGATGCCGAGCCGCTCGAGATAATCCCAGTGCCCGTATCCGGCTGCCACCCGCATCGCGACGCGCCCCCGCATCACGGCCTCCGCCTCGGCCTGATCGTCGCTGACGCAGGCTTCGAAGCGAAGGGCGATGTCCAGCCCGGCGAGGGGCCGTCCGGCCTTCTCCGCGCCGCGTCTGATGCCGTCGAGGAAAAAGTCAACCGCGGACGGGAGCACCGTGTTTGGGATCATGATGCCGTCGGCCACTTCGCCGGCCAGCTCGGTGATGCGCGCGCCCTGCGTGGCGAAATACATCGGCACGTGGCTGCGGACCGGACGGAACTGCAGCCGCCCGGCGTTCAACGAGATGACCTTCCCCTTGACGGTGATTTCTTCGCCGCGGAGGAGGCCGCGGATGAGGGCGACGGACTCCCGCAGCGCCGTCACCGGCTGCACGGCGCGAATGCCCAATTCCCGGAACCCCGTGCTGCCGACGCCCAGGCCCAGCAGCGCGCGCCCGCCGCTCATCTCGTCGAGCGTGGCGATCGTCGAGGCCGTGACGGCGGGGTGCCGCGAATACGGGTCTGTGACGCCGGGGCCGATCTGCGCGCGACGGGTGTTCGCCGCGATCGCGGCGCATCCAAGATAACATTCGCGGAACATCCGGATGTCGGTGTACCAGATCTGGTCGTACCCGAGGTCCTCGCTCAGCCGGGCCAGCTCAACCAGCTCACCGACCGGGTACTCGGCGTTCAGGAGGACGCCCAACGCCAACGCCATCAGATCGGGCCCCTTTCAGTCCGGCGGCCGTCGCATCACTGGGGTGACTGCGGCAACGTGCTCTCATGTGACTTCACATCCACGGCGCGGTTCCCCTCCCGCGCCTCCCGCGATCGCTCCCACGAAGCGGGAGGGCCGCGAAGGTTTCCCCCACGAACTCCCTCACCATGACGACACCCGCCGCATCGAGGACGGATCCGCTGCGCTCCCTGAGAGTCTACACGGCGCCGCGAACCACGCAGACGAGAGGTTTACCCGGACGATACTGGATCGCGTGCCTTGTTGCGGCGGTGGCGAGCGCGGCGGCGGGCGCGGGGATCGGTCTCGCGGAACGGCACGACGCCCCCGGCATGGTGGTGACGAACGTGCGCCCGGATCGAGACAACGTCCGCGAGCTCGGAACCGCCGACGACCGGTTCTCCTACATATGGTCGTACGGGTTCTCCACCGGCCTGCACGGCGTGCAGATGTACGACCGCAAGATCGACCACGCCGGGCCCGGAGGGTTTCTTCAGGAGGAAGTCTGGAACAATCTGCCGGGATACGTGACGGGGTCGACGTATTTCGAGGAGATGTCCGAGGCCTTCTGCGCGGACGACACAACCCGCCGGCAGACGTGGTTCTGCCTCCGCACCGCCCACGATCTCCTCGGCGTCGGCGTCCAGCGCGGGATCGCGATTTTCTCGAGGGGCGGATTCACTCCGACGCACACGTTCGGGCCGGACGGGAGTTTCAACGTCGGGATCCGGCACAACGGATCCGCAAACGCGACGATCTACGCGAACGGCAGCGCCCGTTTCGCCGGGGCGATCACCGTTGCCTCGTGCACCGGGTGCGGCTATGAAGAGAATATCTTTCACCTTGCGATCGCCGGGCTGTTGTGGACGGCGTTCGGATTCGTCGTGTGGCGGATCCTACGCCACGATCGGCGGGCGAAACGCCTGGAGCGCGGCGGCGCCGGTCCTGCATAACCCGCGTGGCATCCGGTTCACGAAATGCGCCGGCGCTATTCGAACACCAGCGTCTTCGTCACCGCGGGCGGGATCCAGCGGTAGGCCAGCATGTAGGCGAAAACGAACGCCCCGGCGGCCAGCAGCAGTGCGCCAGCCTGCGTCGGCAGCGGGATGGCCAGAACGTCGGGTATCGTCGCGCGATAGTGCCACATGAGAAACGGCGTGATCTTGTAGAGCTGATGACCTGATCAAGTCCGGCGCAGAGCCGGCGCGCGCGGGGCGCCGGCCCTCCGCGGTCAAGACAGACGACTAGGCGACGTCGCCTGGCGCGCATCAGCCGCCCCCCGGTTCGTCGCCGCCACCCGGTTTCCGCCGCCGCGCTTGGCCTCGTACAGGGCGGCGTCGGCCCGAACAAGGATCGCGTCGGCGGTGTCCCCGGATTCATAGACGGCGACGCCGAAGCTCGCGGTGATCCATGCCCGGTCGCCCGCCATGGGACGCTCGCGAAGCGACTCACAGATCTCTTCGGCAAGACGCGCCGCTTCCGCAATGCTGTTGCCTGGAGCGAGGATCAGAAACTCCTCTCCGCCCATCCGACCCACGACATCGGTCGCGCGCAGGCGACGCCGCACATGACGGGCCAGAGCAACCAGGACCCGGTCCCCGGTCTGATGACCGTACACATCGTTGACGTCCTTGAAGTGGTCGAGGTCGAACTCGATCACAGCGAGGGGTAATCCAAATCGTGTTGCCACCGCGGTCTCCCGATTGAGTTCCGCCATCAGACTGCGCCGGTTTGGAAGTTCGGTCAGCGCGTCCGTGTGGGCCATCCTCTCGAGAACCTCCTGGGCGGCCAGGGATTCCACGGACTTTTCCCGCTGCCGAGCCAGCTCTGCGAGAACAATGCTCACGGCGGCGCTGGTGAGCAAAAGTGCCCCTGTTGGGCCGAGCGTGGCCAGCGCGGCTGCGGGGCCTCGGACGGTCCATAAGACGGCCGGCGGAACGACCACGGCCAGGTAATATGTGATAATCGCGATCCGGCGACAAACCGCCCCCTCGACGAGAAGCCACGTCGTGATGAGGACGATGGGTGCCCACGCCGCAACCACTTCGACCGTCCGTCCGTTCCCGAACGCCGGTGGGCGGGTGAAGAATAAGATCCCAAGCTGAATCGCAAGATACGTCTGAGTGAGCGCGGTGATGCCAATTCTGAAACCCGGGGCGCTCGGGCGCCTAAGGACGGCGGTCAGTGCGCTCCAAAGACATCCGGCCGCGACCGCGAGTCCGAGTAATTGGACCAGCGGCCGGGGATGCCCGAGCGTGAGTGGCACCAGCGCACACAGAGCTCCTACTACGAGGACAATAGACAGCAGACCGCGTGGCTCCCCTTTAGCCGCCTCGCGCAAGTCGGTCATGACAATTTTTGCAGTCTACCAGAAAATCGCAACGTCTTCGCCCCAGGGACGCCGGTGGATGCGACCGAGATCACCGGCCGGCGTCGAGTCTATAAGCGAGCCTTACGGCGGAGTCAGGTTGGCAACCCAGGCGGTGAGCTGCGCGGTGATGTGCTGCAGCAAACTACCCAACCCGCCCGCCGTCGCGATGAGCGCGAGGACCAACCCGAGGCTCAGCAACACAAGTTCGGACGTTCCATGACCGCCCCCGCCCGGACGATGTTGAGTGTACACCTGTCACCCAGCCCGACTGGCGCGGAGAATGGCTTCCTCAACGATTTCGATCACGATTTCATGGGGCAGGCGATCCGTAGCGCGTGCGCGTTCCCGGCAATAGTCGGAGACGCGCGGAGAGAAGCCGAATCCGTTAATCGACTTCAGCGATAGCTCGAACTGAGCCCGCTTCCAGGCCCCTCGGTGCGAGGAATCACGCCGATCTCGGCGAAAGTCTGCGTCAGACGTAGTCCCGCCCTCCCTATCCCTGAGCCGAGTCATGCCCTCGGGAAGCGGGTTTTAGACCTATCAACCGAGCGTTGATGGTAACCGAAGTTACTTTTTAGGCGCACGGGCCGGACGCGGGGCATTTCTGCCCGCGCCACTCGGACAGTGGCCGCGCGGCCACTCTACTTCAGCGTCACCTGCCGACGGCGCGCGGCGGCGCGCTTGTTGGAACAGCCCCATCGGCGGACCGCGGGCGCCCGTCGCCGTGCACTTCGCACGTGCCGAGATGACACGCCCGGGGGTCCGGGATAATCCTGCGATTCTCCGCGAGGTAACGATAGGCGCGGTCGCCCCAGCCGGACCAGGCGATCACGGCGAGGAGCGGCCGCACGGGCCACAGAAGCGGAAGTTGCC
Protein-coding regions in this window:
- a CDS encoding ABC transporter permease, which gives rise to MTHRYVAGRLVQSLVLMGVVITTAFVLIHVAPGDPVTYLYGGQAVSAQALDNIRHAWGLDRPLWAQYLAYVGNVARGNLGYSQINFQSVAAILADALPNTLLLMIPSVLLAAIGGVFLGMTAARRAGSGVDYAIGAASLVSYATPPFWLSVIFIVVFASTLHWFPTQGMATLGASTQGLARAADVAWHMVLPLGVLAWWYSASFTRLTRAAIIEESRKYYLMTARMKGLTEHKVFYKHALRNAMRSVVTVLGLQLGTMFAGAVMTEIVFAWPGTGRIIFGAILEHDYPVVLGFFMIIGSGVVLANLAVDLVYALLDPRVRYG
- a CDS encoding site-specific integrase translates to MAAQVKRDPLGGIPLARLTPRALESFYARLLASGCSSTTALHYHRLLHKALRDAERQDLIMRSPATEAEAPRRARVRLDVWTEAQTLLFLSDAKASSPHYPLYLFLVGTGVRIGEALGVTWRDVDLQGGTVTIAQALQRPKGGGFVLRDPKTRNGARTIALSEEVLTSLREIRARQRQDQLRRALCPAGADCRQQHCEAWHALDLVFTQVTGKPLHDNNVRLRDLYPMCKRLGLPWRRALHGFRHAHGSYLIQRGVSVKVVQERLGHATAAFTLGTYVHALRGMQGQAVAAVSAMLKEGMPA
- a CDS encoding GGDEF domain-containing protein → MVAAWAPIVLITTWLLVEGAVCRRIAIITYYLAVVVPPAVLWTVRGPAAALATLGPTGALLLTSAAVSIVLAELARQREKSVESLAAQEVLERMAHTDALTELPNRRSLMAELNRETAVATRFGLPLAVIEFDLDHFKDVNDVYGHQTGDRVLVALARHVRRRLRATDVVGRMGGEEFLILAPGNSIAEAARLAEEICESLRERPMAGDRAWITASFGVAVYESGDTADAILVRADAALYEAKRGGGNRVAATNRGAADARQATSPSRLS
- a CDS encoding YqhA family protein, which encodes MSHIKVFERTLWAVRYIIIVPVIAVAAAAIGVVIVTTLEAVQLVGSVQKSFGTGAAGPFGRIVPLGNVLQMVEGYLLAAILIIFALGLYELFIARIDAAGASENAPRTLIIQSVDDLKERLGRVVLLALVIEFFQQSLRLDYGKPIELLYMALGILLIGAALYLSALRSGT
- a CDS encoding ABC transporter permease, which encodes MGPAATPDTALPRPRAGGRPAAGGRLGRTQYVWLALRRQPVPMAALCALAALGFGALAAHMVLPWNPNTMSTDTLQPMSAAHLLGADYLGRDVLTRMAYGIRASFLVGLSVALIAISIGLVVGLLAGYYGSWVEAVLMRTADALLILPGFFLALLVAYLFGGRFASVILLLGITGWPQIARIARAEVLSLKAAEFVESARACGASNRRIVFREILPNALPPVLAMMAILTSYGILSEASLSFLGVGDPNVISLGGMLSNGLQYATTAWWVPTFPGAAIFLLVLLLNIIGDGLSVALNPHAAQIGRRTAV
- a CDS encoding cupin domain-containing protein — encoded protein: MSKVVKLTAADLPAMDLTKGMHTRYTICRETVGSEALRMGVCNHEPDMADLKWEGKSEESFYVAKGSIRLIWEGGEGDRGDVVVREGQQIYLPKGYRYILRATGEPAVNVFGIGGTSTSLEPIVGPERAQQLKDAAARATRE
- a CDS encoding 2-hydroxymuconate tautomerase, which gives rise to MPIVRVEMYEGRSMDQKRELARDLTAVVARVTGNPADAVHVIIEEIKRENWAIGGVLQPDRQAQKR
- a CDS encoding LLM class flavin-dependent oxidoreductase — translated: MALALGVLLNAEYPVGELVELARLSEDLGYDQIWYTDIRMFRECYLGCAAIAANTRRAQIGPGVTDPYSRHPAVTASTIATLDEMSGGRALLGLGVGSTGFRELGIRAVQPVTALRESVALIRGLLRGEEITVKGKVISLNAGRLQFRPVRSHVPMYFATQGARITELAGEVADGIMIPNTVLPSAVDFFLDGIRRGAEKAGRPLAGLDIALRFEACVSDDQAEAEAVMRGRVAMRVAAGYGHWDYLERLGIALPQAFVDIAAAGDLRRAAEAAHLLPPEAVDRMVLAGDPVHVAGQLTSAMRPGITRVIVRPHAPRGRSVGDVLRRFVTDVVPRVAAAVH
- a CDS encoding ABC transporter substrate-binding protein → MSSKGGRITRRGFVRSAAAAALASTSLAWLAEHGPASGAAPKALRILQSEPVFGFNPVLESTNWPETNRLVYNGLTDYSPAGQLVPGIAKSWKVSDRADMFTFALEPGVKFTDGKELTSEDVKFTYELLVDQNVASSLGAFLSNLKTVETPDKYTAVLRFDGPNVLMLPFISPMGIIPAHLWGGSDPRTNKYLRQPVGSGPYILTEWQHGDHISFTRNPSYFRAPKPAIDQVFFKVAPDASTGLLSFLNHGLDAVLSQGIPGGPPYDQMRRIVEAKPAGMVSSEYEQNWGQYLFVNTTKPPFNNVKVRQALAHAIDKAFIVKTLLFGFGRPQESLILDTPATKWAHEPHIAPYDYSVAKANALLDEAGLPRKGGTRFPVTILATEGFRVKLSEALKEMLGAVGIAADIKAYTYGEYIGRIRRQDTAGCLWTLFISKQMDPAAICEYVNAKNAQPGGTNFSAWSNAQVSEWIQQARATTDRAKRRPVYSQIQTLVHQEVPMMPLYSANGVDLWYSYVAGVHPVDSLVGTMQSVEDARITS
- a CDS encoding cysteine hydrolase, whose amino-acid sequence is MLTFQGREIPESLAEIVHPQQTAVIVHDMQKDNTGAGGVYDRAGRRIDVSRILPPLVRFLDEARRRGVRVMYTQYTNLPNFGSVTDVRIRSDYQRLTDPAESWKLNALVEDTPGWATIDELKPQPGEIIIRKFRVDAFIGTPLEVVLRLHRVRTLIHTGIATEVGILPTAWHALNVGFFPVVPEDCVGPMEPQYHDDAMRFLRRLAVPTRSGEILEAWDAAVPR